In Drosophila bipectinata strain 14024-0381.07 chromosome 2R, DbipHiC1v2, whole genome shotgun sequence, one genomic interval encodes:
- the LOC108133177 gene encoding Na(+)/H(+) exchange regulatory cofactor NHE-RF1 — protein sequence MSTPTSPKTPTPPTLPPGVTKTCHIVKRPDFDGYGFNLHSEKVKPGQFIGKVDADSPAEAAGLKEGDRILEVNGVSIGSETHKQVVARIKAIADEVRLLLIDVDGKALERPSPPPAAAASCNGNGNANQNGYEGTKQEIPGASANISSISMVSTKRSSNASSIQSGSTVNASDLDVVDRGLPATPPVVAPLPVAQNGSKPSSPINNNTLMSTPPPPSATVAGLNNNGSVYNTNGNGTNGMTTPTTPPSATGGNRAGSLNLPLTAAEMRAKLASKKKYDPKNETVDLKKKFDIIQKL from the coding sequence ATGTCCACGCCGACTTCCCCCAAGACACCCACACCGCCCACTCTGCCTCCGGGAGTGACCAAAACCTGTCACATTGTGAAGAGGCCCGACTTCGATGGCTACGGATTCAATTTGCACTCGGAAAAGGTCAAGCCGGGACAGTTCATAGGCAAGGTGGATGCAGATTCACCGGCTGAGGCAGCGGGCTTGAAGGAGGGCGACCGAATCCTGGAGGTCAATGGGGTGTCCATTGGCAGCGAGACCCACAAGCAGGTGGTGGCCAGAATCAAGGCGATCGCCGACGAGGTGCGCCTCCTCCTGATCGACGTGGATGGCAAGGCTCTGGAGAGGCCATCACCcccgccagcagcagcagcatcctgcaacggaaacggaaacgcgAATCAGAACGGATACGAGGGCACCAAGCAGGAGATTCCCGGAGCAAGTGCCAACATCAGTAGCATCAGCATGGTTAGCACCAAGCGATCTTCAAACGCCAGCAGCATCCAGAGTGGCAGCACCGTGAATGCCTCCGACTTGGATGTGGTGGACAGGGGCCTCCCAGCCACTCCCCCAGTGGTGGCGCCCCTGCCCGTGGCTCAGAATGGCAGCAAACCCTCGTCGCccatcaacaacaacacccTGATGAGCACACCGCCACCGCCATCTGCCACTGTGGCCGGATTGAACAACAACGGAAGCGTCTACAACACCAACGGCAATGGCACAAATGGCATGACCACACCCACCACGCCTCCCTCGGCGACGGGCGGAAATAGGGCGGGCAGCCTGAACTTGCCACTGACGGCCGCCGAAATGCGCGCCAAGTTGGCCTCCAAGAAGAAGTACGATCCCAAGAACGAGACCGTGGACCTCAAGAAGAAGTTTGACATCATCCAGAAGCTCTGA